A section of the Sphaerodactylus townsendi isolate TG3544 linkage group LG11, MPM_Stown_v2.3, whole genome shotgun sequence genome encodes:
- the CREM gene encoding cAMP-responsive element modulator isoform X5, which produces MAVTRDETAATGDMPTYQIRTPTTALPQGVVMAASPGTLHSPQQLAEEATRKRELRLMKNREAAKECRRRKKEYVKCLESRVAMLEVQNKKLIEELETLKDICSSKTD; this is translated from the exons CTGCCACTGGCGACATGCCAACTTACCAGATCCGAACTCCAACCACTGCCTTACCTCAGGGGGTTGTCATGGCAGCATCCCCTGGAACGTTGCACAGCCCGCAGCAGCTAGCAGAAGAAGCGACGCGTAAACGGGAGCTACGGCTTATGAAAAATAG GGAAGCTGCGAAAGAATGTCGGCGGCGGAAGAAAGAATATGTGAAATGTCTGGAGAGTCGGGTTGCGATGTTAGAAGTCCAGAACAAGAAACTTATAGAAGAGCTAGAAACCTTAAAAGACATTTGCTCTTCCAAGACAGACTAG
- the CREM gene encoding cAMP-responsive element modulator isoform X4: MAVTRDETAATGDMPTYQIRTPTTALPQGVVMAASPGTLHSPQQLAEEATRKRELRLMKNREAARECRRKKKEYVKCLENRVAVLEKQNRALIEELKALKDLYCHKGE, translated from the exons CTGCCACTGGCGACATGCCAACTTACCAGATCCGAACTCCAACCACTGCCTTACCTCAGGGGGTTGTCATGGCAGCATCCCCTGGAACGTTGCACAGCCCGCAGCAGCTAGCAGAAGAAGCGACGCGTAAACGGGAGCTACGGCTTATGAAAAATAG GGAAGCTGCCCGCGAGTGTCgcaggaagaagaaggagtatGTCAAATGCCTTGAAAACCGAGTGGCTGTGCTCGAAAAGCAAAACAGGGCTCTGATTGAGGAACTCAAGGCCCTCAAAGACCTTTATTGTCACAAAGGAGAGTAA
- the CREM gene encoding cAMP-responsive element modulator isoform X6, with protein sequence MPTYQIRTPTTALPQGVVMAASPGTLHSPQQLAEEATRKRELRLMKNREAARECRRKKKEYVKCLENRVAVLEKQNRALIEELKALKDLYCHKGE encoded by the exons ATGCCAACTTACCAGATCCGAACTCCAACCACTGCCTTACCTCAGGGGGTTGTCATGGCAGCATCCCCTGGAACGTTGCACAGCCCGCAGCAGCTAGCAGAAGAAGCGACGCGTAAACGGGAGCTACGGCTTATGAAAAATAG GGAAGCTGCCCGCGAGTGTCgcaggaagaagaaggagtatGTCAAATGCCTTGAAAACCGAGTGGCTGTGCTCGAAAAGCAAAACAGGGCTCTGATTGAGGAACTCAAGGCCCTCAAAGACCTTTATTGTCACAAAGGAGAGTAA